A genomic segment from Montipora foliosa isolate CH-2021 chromosome 9, ASM3666993v2, whole genome shotgun sequence encodes:
- the LOC137970763 gene encoding uncharacterized protein, with protein sequence MRLQYIFADSAGKPHPFHVKSNWQPPPQPSVALESYLERTKFEIASIIFSNEKDNLSAQQREALKTLSANKEINLKKADKGTTTVIMDTRQKIQEGLEQVSNENFYKPLETPIVSSTAVKVGNIVKTLFDKGHIDNMTYKWLSSGQNPPRIPEFYTLTKIHKNTPVGRPIVSGSSGPTERISCFVDSLLQPIAQKQESYIKDTTHFINFIENTPLPDGAVLATLDVCSLYTNIPQEEGIEVVCQYYLEHYQSKTPIPQQSLGDLMRLILKENSFKFNDKHYLQTHGIAMGTKMAVAFAVIFMAHIEKQLLALSPHKPLIWKRFIDDIFSVWTLPKAEINNFIVFANSFHTTIKFTHEMSSEKIVFLDTEVFKGPRFITDKILDVQTHFKPTETFQYTHFSSCHPLSVKKGFVKGEVLRLLRTNSVKESFELKKLQFLTRLLERGYPKGFAEDILTEIKFSMRNTALQNKPKTSKKIIPFVTTFNPATPNLKKILIKHWHLIAGNHNLARIFKNPPMVAYRKDKSLKDYLVRARIPSL encoded by the coding sequence ATGCGCTTACAATATATATTTGCTGACTCAGCAGGCAAGCCTCACCCGTTCCACGTTAAATCAAACTGGCAACCGCCACCACAACCATCAGTGGCACTGGAAAGCTATTTGGAACGCACGAAATTTGAGATTGCCTCCATCatcttttcaaatgaaaaagatAACCTTTCAGCACAGCAAAGGGAAGCCCTGAAAACCCTTAGCGCGAACAAAGAGATCAACCTCAAAAAAGCGGACAAAGGGACCACAACTGTCATTATGGATACCAGACAAAAAATACAAGAAGGTCTAGAACAAGTCTCCAACGAGAATTTCTATAAACCTCTTGAAACACCTATTGTATCCTCAACAGCGGTAAAAGTTGGAAATATAGTCAAAACTTTGTTCGATAAAGGACACATTGACAATATGACCTACAAGTGGCTTTCTTCAGGCCAAAACCCACCGCGAATACCAGAATTTTACACGCTGAccaaaatacacaaaaacaCTCCTGTCGGCAGACCAATTGTTTCTGGTAGCAGTGGCCCAACAGAACGTATCTCCTGTTTTGTTGACTCCCTTTTACAACCGATCGCTCAAAAACAAGAGTCATATATCAAAGACACTACCCACTTTATCAACTTCATTGAAAACACTCCACTTCCCGACGGAGCGGTTCTAGCTACCCTTGACGTTTGTTCACTCTACACTAACATTCCACAAGAGGAGGGAATCGAAGTTGTTTGCCAATATTACCTAGAGCACTATCAGTCAAAAACACCCATCCCTCAACAATCACTTGGGGACCTCATGCGACTGATTCTCAAAGAGAactcttttaaatttaatgacAAACACTACCTACAAACGCACGGAATAGCTATgggcacaaaaatggcagtagctTTCGCCGTCATTTTTATGGCGCACATTGAAAAGCAACTACTAGCCCTCAGCCCACATAAACCTCTCATCTGGAAGAGATTCATCGATGACATCTTCTCAGTGTGGACCTTACCCAAAGCAGAAAtcaacaattttattgttttcgccAACTCATTCCACACCACAATTAAATTCACGCATGAAATGTCATCGGAAAAGATCGTTTTCCTTGATACCGAAGTTTTTAAAGGCCCAAGGTTCATTACTGACAAAATTCTGGATgttcaaacacattttaagcCGACAGAAACGTTCCAATACACACACTTCTCCTCATGTCACCCTCTCAGCGTTAAGAAGGGCTTTGTAAAAGGAGAAGTTTTGCGCTTACTAAGAACAAACTCGGTTAAAGAATCCTTTGAGTTAAAGAAATTACAATTCTTAACTCGacttttagaacgaggctaCCCCAAAGGCTTCGCCGAGGATATCTTAACCgaaataaaattctcaatgCGCAACACGGCTTTACAAAACAAACCTAAAACATCCAAGAAAATTATCCCTTTCGTCACCACTTTCAACCCTGCTACACCGAATCTTAAAAAGATCCTAATTAAACACTGGCACCTTATAGCGGGAAACCATAATCTTGCGCGAATATTCAAAAATCCCCCAATGGTTGCTTATCGAAAGGACAAATCTCTGAAAGACTATCTTGTCAGAGCAAGAattccttcactttaa